The Lichenihabitans psoromatis genomic interval GACGGTTCACCCAGTTCCTGACCCTCGTCGGTCTCACCTCTCTGGTGATCGGCGGAGTCGGCGTTGCCAATGCGGTGCGAGCCACGGTCGAGCGGAAGCGCGCCAGTCTCGCGATTCTGAAATCGCTCGGCGCGCCCGGCGGGCTCGTCTTCGCCATCAGTTTGACGCAGGTGCTTGCAGTCGCGGCTGTCGGCATCCTGGCCGGTCTTGCGGCGGGCGCGGCGCTGCCTTTCGTGATCCTGGCTCTGTTTGGGCAATATATTCCGTTCCCGCTCGACCCGTCCGTCTATCCTCGCGAGTTGCTGCAGGGCGCGCTCTATGGCTTCCTGACCACCCTGGCATTTTCGCTCGGCGCCCTCGGCCGAGCGCATGACATTCCGGTTTCGGCTCTGTTTCGCGATCAGATCGACCCTGACCAGACGCGCCTTCGACGCCGGTATCAGATCTACGTCGGCCTCGCTGTCGCGGCATTGATCGGAACGGTGTTTCTTTTCACGCCCGACTGGCGGCTGTCGGCCATCTACATGGGGGCCACGCTGGTGGCGTTCGGCTTGCTCCGGCTCGTCGCTTTAGCCTTGATGCGGCTCGCGCGCGCCCTGCCCCATCCGCGCCGGATGGAAACCCGGCTGGCGCTCGGCAACATTCATCGGCCCGGCGCGCTCACGCCCTCCGTCGTGCTATCGCTTGGCCTCGGGCTCGCGCTTCTTGTCACGCTGACGCTGATCGACGTGAATATTCGCCGACAGATCGCCGATGCGGGTACCGGTGACGTGCCGAGCTTCTTCTTCGCCGACATCCCGAGCGACCAGCAGGACGCGTTCAAGCAATTCGTGACGACCCACGCGCCGGGCGTCAGCGTCGCAGCCGTCCCGATGATGCGCGGCCGGATCGTGGCGCTGCGGGGCGTGCCGGTGGCGCAGATCAAGCCGAAGCCGGGATCCGCCTTCGCGCTCGAAGGCGATCGCGGCATCACCACCTCGGATGTCGTGCCGGATGGCTCGACCCTGACGTCCGGCGCATGGTGGCCGGTCGGCTATAGCGGGCCGCCGCTCGTGTCCTTCGACAAAGGTCTGGCGGAGGGCCTCGGGATCGGGCTCGGCGACACGATCAGCGTCAATGTGCTCGGGCGCACCGTCACGGCCAAGATCGCCAGTCTCCGCCAAATCGAATGGGAAAAGCTCGGCATCAACTTCTTTATGGTGTTCTCGCCCAATACATTCGCGGGGGCGCCGCATTCGGATCTCGCGACCGCAACCTTCGCCAAGGGCGGCGGCGACGCGCCGGAAGTCGCCTTGCTGAAAGCCGTGGCTGGGGCTTATCCGACCGTGACGGCGATCCGCGTGAAAGACGTGCTGCAGACGCTCGATCATCTGGTCGGCCAACTCGCCTTGGCGATCCGGGGTGCGTCCGGTGTCGCGATCGTGGCCTCGATCCTGGTGCTGGCGGGCGCCCTGGCGGCCGGCCGCCGCGCACGCGTCTATGACGCCGTGGTGCTGAAGGTTCTCGGCGCGACGCGGCGCCGGCTTTTGGCGTCGTTGCTGATCGAATATGCGATCCTCGGCGGCGCGACGGCGCTGTTCGGCATCTTGGCCGGCGGCGGGGCGGCTTACTTCATCGTGACGCGCGTCATGGATTTCGGCTTCACCTTGGCGTGGGGTCCAGCCATCGGCGCGGCGCTTTCGGCCCTGGTGCTCACGGTGGTGCTGGGTCTTGCCGGCACATGGCGCATTCTTGGCGAGAAGCCGGCTTCGTTCCTCCGCGCAAGCTGACGACGCGGGCTCCTTCCAAACGCAGCCTGACGTGTTATGCGATGGGCCGCACCGCATCATCGAGGAGCCTAGCATGACGACCCCGCCCCGCCCCGTGATGCTGGTGATCCTCGATGGGCTCGGTCTGCGGAGCGATCGGGACGACAATGCGGTGTTACAGGCCCGCACGCCGACGCTCGATCGGCTTCGCGCCGGCGGACCGTCGGCCACATTGCGGACCGATGGTTTGAACGTCGGCCTGCCTGAGGGGCAGATGGGCAATTCCGAGGTCGGGCATCTTAACATCGGAGCCGGCCGCGTCGTGATGCAGGAGCTGCCGCGCATCACCCTGGCGGCGCAGGACGGGTCTTTGGCCCGGATTCCGACCCTCCGAGAGTTCATCACACGTCTGCAGCAGACCCGCGGTCGCTGCCATCTCGTCGGTCTCGTGTCGGACGGCGGCGTTCACTCGCACCAAACCCACGCCGTGGCATTGGCCGAGATCCTCACCCAAGCCGGGATCGGCGTCTATGTCCACGCCTTCACGGACGGACGCGACACCCCGCCCCGGTCCGGCGCGCACTATCTCGCGGCGCTCGAAGCCGCTCTGCCAAGCGGCGCTCGGATCGCGACGGTCTGCGGACGTTTCTATGCGATGGATCGCGATAATAGGTGGGAGCGGGTCGTCCAGGCCTATGATCTTTTGGTCGACGCCAAGGGTGCTCATGCAGCCGAAGCCGGCTCCGCGATCGTGGCAAGCTATGCGGCTGGATCAGGCGACGAATTCGTCCCCGCGACCGTGATCGGCGATTATGCGGGCATGCGCGATGGCGACGGTCTGCTGTCGTTCAACTTTCGCGCCGACCGCGTCCGCGAGTTGCTGGCCGCGCTTCTCGATCCGGCTTTCATCGGCTTCCCGCGCCAGAGGCAGGTGCGCCTCGCGGCGGCGGTCGGTGTCACGTCCTACGGCACCGAACTCGACAAGCATGTGGAAACGCTGTTTCCGCCACAGAACCTCGACAACGTTCTTGGCGCCGCGGTCGCCAAACTCGGCAAGACGCAGCTTCGCATGGCCGAGAGCGAAAAATATCCGCATGTGACCTATTTCTTGAACGGCGGCGAGGAGACGCCTTATCCGGGCGAGGAACGCATTCTGGTGCCGTCTCCCAAAGTGGCGACCTACGATCTTCAGCCCGAGATGTCAGCACCCGAACTGACCCAGAAAGCGGTCGACGCGATCGACGGCGGGCGTTTCGATCTGATCGTCCTGAATTTTGCCAATCCCGACATGGTCGGCCATACGGGCGATCTCGCCGCAACCGTCAAAGCGATCGAAACCGTCGACACGGGCCTCGGCCGGATTGCCGATGCCATCGCGCGGGCCGGCGGCGCCTTGCTGGTTATCGCCGATCATGGCAATTGCGAAGTGATGCGCGATCCGGTGACGGGGCAGCCGCATACAGCGCATACGACAAATCCAGTGCCGGTGATCCTCTCGGCCGGCAACGGGCTCTCCATCACCGACGGCAAACTGGCCGATGTGGCCCCGACCTTGCTTGACCTGATGGGCGTCGTTCAACCGGCCGAAATGACCGGTCGATCGCTCATCACGCGCGTTTAGGCCGTTTTCGGCGGTCAAATCCCGGCAAACCGACTGTGATGTCTTCCAAAGCGCACCATATTGGAGTAGCAGGCAATCGCGGCGTCGAGTCTGCGGCGAACGATCGCCGCCCGCTTTCCCATCGACCAGCACGCTAATCCAGGGACAATCTTGGCCAAGTTCAAAGACACCAATTTCACCGATCGCCAGCAGACGGCAGCTCAAGCCAAGCAGGCGCTGCTCGAAAAATTCCGTACGAAGCCGGCTGACGACGATCCAGAAGTCATCGCGCAGCGGGAAGCGCGCCGCGCGGTTGTCGAAGCGCGCGAGGCGCGTCAGGCCGCCAAGGAAGCCGAGCGCGTCGAGCGCGAACGGATTGCCGCCGAGGAACGAGCCGCAATGGAGGCTCTCGAAGCCGAGGAACGCGCCGCCCGCGCGTTGGCCGAAGAAGCCGAGCGTCTTGCCGAAGAGCAGGCGCGCGAAGCCACCAAGGCAGCCGAGGAAACGGCTCGTCTCGAACGCGCCGCCCGGATTATCGCCGACGAGGTATCCCGCAAGGCCCAGCGCGATGCGAAATATGCCGCCCGCAAAGCACGCGTGAAGTAAGGTTGGCTGACACTGGCGAGTTCGTCGAGAACGAACCCGCGGTCCTCGGTTGCGGCGGGCGTTAAGCGAAGATCTGCGGGTCGACGTTTCCGCCACAGAGCAAGACACCCACGCGCTCGTCTTGGTCCGGCTGATACACGCCGGCCTGCAAGGCCGCCCAAGCGGCGGCCCCGCCGGCCTCGGTGGCGATCCGCCATTCGTCCCAAAGAGACTGACGTGCCGCGATGATCTGCTCGTCGGACACGAGCGCGATGTGGTCGACATAGAGCTTGGCGATCGCAAGATTGAGATCGCCGGTGCGCTTGGCCCCAAGCGAATCCGCCGCGACCGATTGCACGGTCACATCAACAGGATGCCCTGCCTGCATCGCGGCATGCAGCGCGCATGACCCGGCGGGCTCGACGCCGACGACTTTGACGCGCCCCGCGAACCAGGCCGCGATCCCGGCGATCAATCCGCCACCGCCCACCGCGATCAACACCGTATCGAGCGGTCGGAGCCGCAGGCGATCGAGATCCTCCTCCCATTCCGGCGCAATCGTTCCCTGCCCGGCCACTGTCTCGGCGGCATCGAAAGCATGGATCTGCTTCGCGCCGGACGAGGCCGCATGCGCTTCGCAGAGCGCCAGAGCGTCGGCATAGCGGTCACCCTCGACGAGCACTTCGGCGCCATAGTGCCTGATCCGCGAAATCTTCACCGGCGACGCCATCGTGGGCACGAAAATCCGCGCCGGCACTCCGAGGCTCTGGGCCGCGCAGGCCACGGCAGCGCCGTGATTGCCGCCCGAGGCCGCGATCACCCCGGCCTTCGGCACCGTCCCCGAGAGGATCGCGTTGAAGGCGCCGCGCGCCTTGAAACTGCCGGTGCGCTGGAGCGATTCGAGCTTGATTGAGATCGGCGGCCTTCCGTCCTGGGCCGCAATCTCGAACAGTGGCGTTCGTCGGAGGTGAGGCGCGATCCGTGCCCGAGCGGCCCGAATATCGTCGTGGTTCAGCATCACATATTCCGCGTTAGACGTTGACGTTGGTGTTCCATCGGCGCTTTGGCACGTCATGGCAACTTCACCTGAAAGCCGACACCCATGACGATCCGTCTGCGTCGCAGTGCGCTCTATGTTCCCGGATCGAACCCGCGTGCCATCGCGAAAGCCGCCACGCTCGACGCCGATGTGATCATTCTCGATCTCGAGGATGCCGTCTTACCCGACGAGAAGGTGCGGGCT includes:
- a CDS encoding DUF6481 family protein yields the protein MAKFKDTNFTDRQQTAAQAKQALLEKFRTKPADDDPEVIAQREARRAVVEAREARQAAKEAERVERERIAAEERAAMEALEAEERAARALAEEAERLAEEQAREATKAAEETARLERAARIIADEVSRKAQRDAKYAARKARVK
- a CDS encoding threonine/serine dehydratase, with protein sequence MLNHDDIRAARARIAPHLRRTPLFEIAAQDGRPPISIKLESLQRTGSFKARGAFNAILSGTVPKAGVIAASGGNHGAAVACAAQSLGVPARIFVPTMASPVKISRIRHYGAEVLVEGDRYADALALCEAHAASSGAKQIHAFDAAETVAGQGTIAPEWEEDLDRLRLRPLDTVLIAVGGGGLIAGIAAWFAGRVKVVGVEPAGSCALHAAMQAGHPVDVTVQSVAADSLGAKRTGDLNLAIAKLYVDHIALVSDEQIIAARQSLWDEWRIATEAGGAAAWAALQAGVYQPDQDERVGVLLCGGNVDPQIFA
- the gpmI gene encoding 2,3-bisphosphoglycerate-independent phosphoglycerate mutase, producing MTTPPRPVMLVILDGLGLRSDRDDNAVLQARTPTLDRLRAGGPSATLRTDGLNVGLPEGQMGNSEVGHLNIGAGRVVMQELPRITLAAQDGSLARIPTLREFITRLQQTRGRCHLVGLVSDGGVHSHQTHAVALAEILTQAGIGVYVHAFTDGRDTPPRSGAHYLAALEAALPSGARIATVCGRFYAMDRDNRWERVVQAYDLLVDAKGAHAAEAGSAIVASYAAGSGDEFVPATVIGDYAGMRDGDGLLSFNFRADRVRELLAALLDPAFIGFPRQRQVRLAAAVGVTSYGTELDKHVETLFPPQNLDNVLGAAVAKLGKTQLRMAESEKYPHVTYFLNGGEETPYPGEERILVPSPKVATYDLQPEMSAPELTQKAVDAIDGGRFDLIVLNFANPDMVGHTGDLAATVKAIETVDTGLGRIADAIARAGGALLVIADHGNCEVMRDPVTGQPHTAHTTNPVPVILSAGNGLSITDGKLADVAPTLLDLMGVVQPAEMTGRSLITRV
- a CDS encoding ABC transporter permease → MTAASLPRATPGRTGSSLATVLRLAVRDLRGGLSGFWIFLACIALGVTAITGVGSVADGLAEGLAVQGRTILGGDASFSRVGALLSPEETALISARGRTSTIGEVRAMARRADGNATLIDIKAADASYPLVGSVTLDPPQPLAAALDKGPDGLFGIAADATIAVRLESKIGDILDIGTGRFVLRATLRQEPDKLAGGIALGPRVLMSADGLRAAGLAGPGSLVRWTTRVELAKADAAPVGDADLTRFVDTAKAAFPQAGWDIRTRRNVSPEFDRNLGRFTQFLTLVGLTSLVIGGVGVANAVRATVERKRASLAILKSLGAPGGLVFAISLTQVLAVAAVGILAGLAAGAALPFVILALFGQYIPFPLDPSVYPRELLQGALYGFLTTLAFSLGALGRAHDIPVSALFRDQIDPDQTRLRRRYQIYVGLAVAALIGTVFLFTPDWRLSAIYMGATLVAFGLLRLVALALMRLARALPHPRRMETRLALGNIHRPGALTPSVVLSLGLGLALLVTLTLIDVNIRRQIADAGTGDVPSFFFADIPSDQQDAFKQFVTTHAPGVSVAAVPMMRGRIVALRGVPVAQIKPKPGSAFALEGDRGITTSDVVPDGSTLTSGAWWPVGYSGPPLVSFDKGLAEGLGIGLGDTISVNVLGRTVTAKIASLRQIEWEKLGINFFMVFSPNTFAGAPHSDLATATFAKGGGDAPEVALLKAVAGAYPTVTAIRVKDVLQTLDHLVGQLALAIRGASGVAIVASILVLAGALAAGRRARVYDAVVLKVLGATRRRLLASLLIEYAILGGATALFGILAGGGAAYFIVTRVMDFGFTLAWGPAIGAALSALVLTVVLGLAGTWRILGEKPASFLRAS